A part of Haliotis asinina isolate JCU_RB_2024 chromosome 10, JCU_Hal_asi_v2, whole genome shotgun sequence genomic DNA contains:
- the LOC137298661 gene encoding S-antigen protein-like — MADGVTSDMIPEKTNGMTDGMTSGMTNEVKNGVTTGMKNGMTRRMTVGVIGGMTCEMTDGMTNEMMTEMSSRITNGVKSGVTTGMTNGTISGMTDEMISAIVSGVTSGMTTGMTTGMTDGVTSGIISGVTSGTTDVVTSGMTSGVADGVTGGMTSGVPTETTSEMTSRMTCEMTSGNTKTQV, encoded by the coding sequence ATGGCAGATGGAGTGACAAGTGACATGATCCCTGAAAAGACCAATGGGATGACGGATGGAATGACAAGTGGAATGACAAATGAAGTAAAAAATGGAGTGACGACCGGAATGAAAAATGGCATGACAAGGAGAATGACAGTTGGAGTGATAGGTGGAATGACATGTGAAATGACTGATGGAATGACAAATGAAATGATGACTGAAATGTCCAGTAGAATTACAAATGGAGTAAAAAGTGGGGTGACAACTGGAATGACAAATGGAACGATAAGTGGAATGACAGATGAAATGATAAGCGCAATAGTAAGTGGAGTGACAAGTGGAATGACAACTGGAATGACAACTGGAATGACAGATGGAGTGACAAGTGGAATAATAAGTGGCGTGACAAGTGGAACGACAGATGTAGTGACAAGTGGAATGACAAGTGGAGTGGCAGATGGAGTGACAGGTGGAATGACAAGTGGAGTGCCGACTGAAACGACAAGTGAAATGACAAGTAGAATGACATGTGAAATGACAAGTGGAAACACGAAAACTCAAGTTTGA